From Desulfovibrio intestinalis, one genomic window encodes:
- a CDS encoding DegQ family serine endoprotease, with translation MLIKKCLTALLTVTFVVGSQLAQAANLPDFSELAAKSGPAVVNINTEKMATNGGSEELFGEMFRNIPPGFERFFDQFGGKRDGKRPQSKQKSLGSGFLVSSDGYIVTNNHVVADADVIRVTLDQDNGKSESFTANLIGADEETDLALLKVDIKKDLPFLNFGNSDELKVGEWLLAIGNPFGLDHTVTAGILSAKNRNIHAGPFDNFLQTDASINPGNSGGPLLNMQGQVVGINTAIIASGQGIGFAIPSNMAAKIIDQIKSGKKVSRGWIGVTIQDVEENTAKALGMKDAKGALIGSVMENEPAAKGGMKDGDIILAVDGKNIDDASALLRAIAEKVPGSQAIIKVWRDGKTLDLTVTLGERQSASQASAGNKGEAKQNEGMLGISVRPLNETERRDMKIDKNEGLLIVDVAANKPAAEADLRPGDVILKANLKPVNTSAALSKIVNDEGVKRGAIMLQISRRGDVYFRTVPLGK, from the coding sequence ATGCTTATAAAAAAATGCCTAACGGCTCTGCTAACTGTTACCTTCGTGGTAGGTTCGCAGCTTGCCCAGGCAGCCAACCTGCCGGACTTCAGCGAACTGGCCGCAAAAAGCGGCCCTGCTGTGGTTAACATCAACACTGAAAAGATGGCCACCAATGGTGGCTCTGAAGAGCTTTTTGGTGAGATGTTCCGCAATATACCTCCCGGCTTTGAAAGGTTTTTTGACCAGTTTGGTGGCAAGCGCGATGGCAAGCGCCCCCAATCCAAACAAAAATCGCTCGGTTCCGGTTTTTTGGTGTCGTCTGACGGCTATATAGTCACCAACAACCATGTGGTGGCAGATGCAGACGTTATTCGCGTTACCTTGGACCAGGATAATGGCAAAAGTGAATCTTTCACGGCTAACCTTATTGGCGCTGATGAAGAAACAGATTTGGCTCTGCTCAAGGTAGACATCAAAAAAGATCTGCCGTTTTTGAACTTTGGCAATTCTGATGAACTTAAGGTCGGCGAATGGCTGTTGGCCATCGGCAACCCTTTTGGTCTTGATCATACCGTAACTGCGGGTATTCTATCGGCCAAAAACCGTAACATTCATGCCGGTCCTTTTGACAACTTTCTTCAGACTGACGCATCCATTAACCCTGGCAATAGCGGTGGCCCGCTGTTGAACATGCAGGGCCAGGTGGTGGGCATCAACACTGCCATTATTGCCAGTGGACAGGGCATTGGTTTTGCCATCCCCAGTAATATGGCTGCCAAGATCATCGACCAGATTAAAAGCGGCAAGAAAGTCAGCCGTGGCTGGATCGGCGTGACCATTCAGGATGTCGAGGAAAACACTGCAAAGGCCCTGGGCATGAAAGACGCCAAGGGTGCCCTTATTGGCAGTGTTATGGAAAATGAACCTGCAGCCAAGGGCGGCATGAAGGATGGCGACATAATTCTGGCCGTAGACGGCAAGAATATTGACGACGCATCCGCTCTGTTGCGTGCTATTGCTGAAAAGGTTCCTGGCAGCCAGGCTATCATAAAAGTTTGGCGTGACGGTAAAACACTTGACCTCACAGTCACGCTGGGTGAACGCCAGTCTGCATCTCAGGCTTCTGCTGGAAACAAAGGCGAAGCCAAACAAAACGAAGGCATGCTGGGCATTTCTGTTCGTCCCCTCAACGAGACAGAACGCCGGGATATGAAGATTGACAAAAACGAAGGACTGCTCATTGTGGATGTGGCTGCAAATAAGCCCGCCGCCGAAGCAGACCTGCGTCCCGGTGATGTGATCCTCAAGGCTAATTTGAAGCCGGTGAATACATCTGCGGCTCTGTCAAAAATTGTGAACGACGAGGGCGTCAAGCGCGGTGCTATCATGCTGCAAATTTCGCGGCGTGGTGATGTTTATTTCCGCACTGTGCCTCTTGGCAAATAG
- the pgm gene encoding phosphoglucomutase (alpha-D-glucose-1,6-bisphosphate-dependent) — MPVVHAKAGTLPMPEDLENIPALVSAYFTEFPNPTDPAQRVSFGTSGHRGSSLLHTFNEEHIYAITQAVCDYRKSNGIDGPLFLGGDTHALSEAAFRSALEVLVANDVQVYVAPSGMYTATPAISHAILRWNTGRTTALADGIVITPSHNPPRDGGFKYNPPHGGPAETHVTDQIEKSANIYLEKGNRGVQLTHLRAALSSPLVKEYDFIRTYVEDLPKVLDMKAIAASGLRLGVDPLGGASLQMWEPIAEAYGIEITVVNKAIDPTFRFVPFDKDGKIRMDCSSPYAMSGLLKMRDCFDLAVACDPDSDRHGIVTSQELMNPNHFLSVAAWYLFRTRPAWPTDAGIGKTLVTSALLDRVGQDIKRPVVEVPVGFKWFVPYLLNGRCGLGCEESAGASFLCFDGSPWSTDKDGPLMCLLAAEMMAVEQSSPSELYEKLTGRLGSPVYQRLDAPADDQVRAKLKALTPENVELTSLGGSPVTEIITRAPANDAPIGGVKVSSADGWFAVRPSGTEPICKVYTESFKGEDHLSAIQKDAIDFMEHLLKS; from the coding sequence ATGCCCGTAGTTCATGCCAAAGCTGGCACACTGCCTATGCCGGAAGATCTGGAAAACATTCCGGCTCTTGTCAGTGCCTATTTTACCGAATTTCCCAATCCCACAGATCCTGCGCAACGTGTTTCGTTCGGCACGTCTGGACATAGGGGTTCTTCGTTACTGCACACTTTTAATGAAGAACATATTTATGCCATCACGCAGGCCGTGTGTGACTATCGCAAGAGCAATGGAATAGACGGGCCGCTTTTTCTCGGTGGAGATACGCATGCCTTGTCTGAAGCGGCGTTTCGCTCAGCGCTTGAGGTCTTGGTGGCCAACGACGTGCAGGTTTATGTGGCTCCATCCGGGATGTACACAGCAACTCCTGCCATCTCACACGCCATATTGCGGTGGAACACGGGCCGAACTACAGCGTTGGCCGACGGCATTGTAATTACGCCCTCGCACAACCCCCCGCGTGATGGAGGTTTCAAATACAACCCGCCGCATGGCGGGCCAGCGGAAACTCATGTTACGGATCAAATTGAAAAAAGCGCCAACATCTACCTTGAAAAAGGTAACCGCGGCGTTCAGCTGACGCATTTGCGAGCTGCTCTCAGCTCACCACTGGTGAAAGAATACGACTTCATCCGCACATACGTTGAAGATTTGCCTAAAGTGCTGGATATGAAAGCCATTGCAGCCTCGGGATTACGGCTCGGGGTAGATCCGCTGGGCGGTGCAAGCCTGCAAATGTGGGAACCGATAGCTGAAGCATACGGCATTGAAATTACTGTTGTTAACAAGGCGATTGACCCCACATTCCGCTTTGTGCCTTTTGACAAGGATGGAAAAATCCGCATGGATTGCTCCTCCCCCTATGCTATGAGCGGCCTGCTGAAAATGCGTGACTGCTTTGACCTGGCTGTGGCCTGCGATCCCGACTCTGATCGGCACGGCATTGTCACCAGTCAGGAGCTTATGAATCCCAACCATTTTCTATCTGTGGCTGCATGGTACCTGTTCCGCACACGGCCAGCCTGGCCTACTGACGCTGGCATCGGAAAAACTCTTGTCACCAGTGCCTTGCTGGACAGAGTAGGGCAGGATATTAAACGCCCAGTAGTGGAAGTGCCAGTGGGATTCAAATGGTTTGTGCCTTATCTTTTGAATGGTCGTTGCGGCTTGGGCTGCGAAGAAAGCGCGGGAGCATCTTTTCTGTGCTTCGACGGCAGCCCCTGGAGCACAGACAAGGATGGCCCTCTTATGTGCTTGCTGGCCGCAGAAATGATGGCAGTAGAGCAGTCATCCCCCTCAGAGCTGTATGAAAAACTCACGGGCAGACTGGGTAGCCCGGTGTACCAAAGGCTGGACGCGCCAGCCGACGATCAGGTAAGGGCCAAACTTAAGGCGTTAACTCCAGAAAATGTCGAACTGACAAGTCTTGGCGGTTCACCAGTTACCGAAATCATTACCAGAGCACCTGCTAACGATGCTCCCATTGGTGGAGTAAAAGTTTCCAGTGCTGATGGCTGGTTTGCTGTTCGCCCATCGGGTACGGAACCAATTTGCAAGGTGTATACAGAAAGTTTTAAAGGCGAGGACCATCTGTCAGCTATTCAGAAAGACGCCATTGATTTTATGGAACACCTGCTTAAATCCTGA
- a CDS encoding DUF4019 domain-containing protein — MRKLFLVFLIAFGLCVHSAVAFGATTAPDVATEAAEAWLALADKGDAQATWHEAAGAFKAGIEQKDWEKTLPQARQPLGEVTSRKLQSSEITTTLPGVADGEYVIFRFQTSFANKKSASEALLMQKEADGVWRTVGYFIQ, encoded by the coding sequence ATGCGGAAGCTCTTTCTGGTTTTTCTGATCGCCTTCGGCCTTTGTGTTCATAGTGCCGTTGCTTTTGGAGCAACAACAGCGCCGGATGTGGCAACGGAAGCAGCTGAGGCGTGGCTTGCTCTGGCAGATAAAGGCGACGCACAAGCCACGTGGCATGAGGCCGCTGGAGCATTTAAAGCTGGTATTGAACAGAAAGACTGGGAAAAGACTTTACCACAGGCTCGACAGCCTTTGGGTGAAGTAACAAGCAGGAAACTTCAATCTTCTGAGATCACCACTACGCTGCCAGGGGTTGCTGATGGCGAGTATGTGATTTTTCGTTTTCAAACAAGCTTTGCCAATAAAAAAAGTGCATCAGAGGCCTTGCTGATGCAAAAAGAGGCTGACGGAGTTTGGCGAACTGTTGGCTATTTCATCCAGTAA